A portion of the Cryptomeria japonica chromosome 5, Sugi_1.0, whole genome shotgun sequence genome contains these proteins:
- the LOC131876062 gene encoding putative receptor-like protein kinase At3g47110 — protein sequence MLSVLVFLLLNLAVIAQPAGTSHNSTFSDQQALTAFKKSLILDPFNSLQNWSPSLSFCNWTGVICSSRRERVAYLNLRGKGLVGPISPLVGNLSFLRVLDLFNNSLQGPLPYQLGKLFRLRILRLSYNRLEGPIPSTIGDCNSLQILSLYFNHLSGSIPSQLGLLSSLEVLFLGTNQLAGPVPPSLTNLSSLTQLYLNENKLNGGIPVELGVLTQLEVLNLEKNKFSGPIPRALSNCTRLQVLSLLDNQLTAYIPWQLCKLSELQKLYLGENQFNREIHGCFSNCTLLQHLDLNDNNLSGTVPLAFGRLLHLQRLKLFKNNLDGGGRGLSILTALTNCSSLEIIDFGFNRFSGVLPSSVGQLSSKISIFMMDHNQIEGSIPDEISNLTKLDTLDLGANSFNGTIPSTLGGLPSLQRLYMYGNNLHGTIPKSLGQAKNLGLLHLSDNMLSGEIPGDLGILSQLRRLLLSYNNLSGKIPANLGRCQALEKLDLSYNKLIGNIPPEVASLQNIQFFFNVSNNLLHGGVLEMSKMTMVQAIDVSHNLFSGEIPIVLESCKALEYLSLSWNSFAGPIPQSLANLQNLQYMDLSCNNLSGAIPVVFKEMKMLQKINLSSNRLVGEVPNGGVFTALDASALTGNLGLCGTWVNLPPCSYSKDKHPSISKKVIIPIAIAIVIIFMSFLAIFYGWRRINWNIISRKVEPVKVTYEQLVDATDGFNVANLLGTGKFGSVYKGILNSGKNIAVKVLNLQDENGHKSFSRECNILKRFGEMALSSRR from the exons ATGCTTTCTGTTTTGGTCTTTCTCCTCCTCAATCTCGCAGTTATCGCTCAACCTGCGGGTACATCTCACAATTCAACCTTTTCAGACCAGCAAGCTCTTACAGCATTCAAGAAGTCCCTCATTCTGGACCCATTCAATTCTTTACAGAACTGGTCTCCTAGTCTTAGTTTCTGCAACTGGACTGGAGTCATCTGCTCTTCTCGTCGAGAGCGTGTGGCTTACTTGAATCTCAGAGGTAAGGGATTGGTTGGTCCCATCTCTCCTTTAGTTGGAAATCTTTCCTTCCTCAGAGTACTTGATCTCTTTAATAATAGTTTGCAGGGTCCTCTTCCGTATCAGCTTGGAAAGCTTTTTCGCTTGAGAATACTTCGATTGTCATATAACAGATTGGAAGGACCTATTCCATCCACCATAGGGGACTGCAATTCTTTGCAGATTCTCAGTCTGTATTTTAACCACTTGAGTGGAAGCATTCCCTCCCAACTTGGGCTTCTCTCAAGTTTGGAGGTCCTTTTCTTAGGAACAAACCAGCTGGCAGGTCCAGTCCCGCCCTCTCTTACAAACCTTTCTTCTTTAACTCAACTGTATTTGAATGAGAACAAACTCAATGGTGGTATTCCTGTTGAACTGGGTGTACTAACTCAATTGGAAGTACTTAACCTTGAGAAAAACAAATTTTCAGGACCAATTCCGAGAGCCCTTTCAAACTGCACTCGTCTCCAAGTTTTGTCCTTGCTTGATAACCAGTTAACTGCCTACATCCCTTGGCAGTTATGCAAACTATCTGAGTTGCAAAAACTGTATTTGGGGGAAAACCAATTCAATAGAGAAATCCATGGCTGCTTCTCCAATTGTACTCTGCTTCAACATCTTGACTTAAACGACAACAATCTGAGTGGCACTGTGCCATTAGCGTTTGGCAGGTTGCTTCACCTTCAGAggcttaaattatttaaaaataatcttgATGGTGGAGGCAGGGGTTTGTCTATTTTAACAGCCTTAACTAATTGCTCCAGTTTGGAGATCATAGATTTTGGCTTTAATCGTTTCAGTGGAGTGTTACCCTCTTCAGTTGGCCAGCTCTCGAGTAAAATCTCTATTTTTATGATGGACCATAACCAAATTGAGGGAAGCATACCAGATGAGATCAGCAACCTTACAAAGTTGGACACTCTAGATTTGGGTGCAAATAGTTTCAATGGAACAATTCCATCCACCCTGGGTGGGCTGCCAAGTCTTCAGAGGTTGTATATGTATGGCAACAATTTGCATGGAACAATTCCAAAAAGTTTAGGCCAGGCTAAAAATCTTGGGTTATTACATCTGAGTGATAACATGCTTTCAGGGGAAATTCCAGGTGATCTTGGCATTCTTTCACAGTTGAGAAGACTTCTTCTTAGTTACAACAATTTGTCAGGGAAAATACCTGCTAATTTAGGGAGATGCCAAGCTTTGGAAAAATTGGACTTATCTTACAACAAGCTAATAGGAAATATACCTCCAGAAGTGGCAAGTCTTCAAAATATCCAGTTCTTCTTCAACGTGTCAAACAATTTGTTACATGGTGGTGTGTTAGAAATGAGCAAAATGACAATGGTCCAAGCTATAGATGTGTCTCACAACCTCTTTTCAGGTGAAATCCCAATTGTACTGGAAAGCTGCAAGGCATTGGAATATCTAAGTCTTTCTTGGAATTCATTTGCAGGTCCAATTCCACAATCACTGGCAAATTTGCAAAACCTGCAATATATGGATCTTTCCTGCAATAATTTGTCAGGGGCTATACCTGTGGTCTTCAAGGAGATGAAAATGTTGCAGAAAATCAATCTGTCTTCCAACAGGTTAGTTGGAGAGGTCCCAAATGGAGGAGTTTTCACAGCACTCGATGCCTCAGCACTTACGGGAAATCTTGGCCTCTGTGGCACATGGGTAAATTTGCCACCATGCTCTTATTCCAAAGATAAACACCCATCAATCTCTAAAAAGGTAATAATTCCCATTGCAATAGCTATTGTAATTATCTTCATGTCATTTCTAGCAATTTTCTATGGATGGAGACGTATCAATTGGAATATCATTTCTCGCAAAGTGGAACCAGTAAAAGTTACCTATGAACAACTTGTAGATGCAACCGATGGGTTTAATGTGGCAAATCTGCTAGGAACTGGTAAATTTGGATCCGTATATAAAGGCATCCTGAACAGTGGTAAAAATATTGCTGTTAAAGTTCTCAATTTACAAGATGAAAATGGTCATAAAAGTTTCAGTAGAGAATGCAATATATTAAAAAGA TTTGGAGAGATGGCTCTATCCTCAAGAAGGTGA